The genomic DNA AGATGATGAAAACGAACCCGATCAGTAGGTTCCAGTTGGTGAGAGCCCCGATGAGCGGGGCGGTGGGCGCCACGTAGTAGATGGCGATCCAGAGGATTCCGATGATCCAGGAGGCCACCATGACCGGCGCCAGCCAGCGCGGGCTCATCGTGACCTGCTGGGTCGTCTGCGGCGGGGTGTAGACCGCCTTCTTGCGAGTCTTGGGCTTGGGCACTGGGTTTTCTCCTGCGTCGACCCTGCGCGATCCGGACCGGGCGCAGGCTATGTCAGCTAGCGTA from Streptosporangium sp. NBC_01756 includes the following:
- a CDS encoding cell division protein CrgA, which encodes MPKPKTRKKAVYTPPQTTQQVTMSPRWLAPVMVASWIIGILWIAIYYVAPTAPLIGALTNWNLLIGFVFIIFGVVLSTRWR